GGGTGAAAAAACTGAAGTGGGAATTCCAGAGTGGGAACAGAACTTGTGTTGGAACCCTATAGATGAAGTTTACAACGTTAGACAGCATCCATCATGGGTGACTTTGGGAGGGGACAGTCCTAATCTCGCAGTGCGCGCTACAGCAGAAAATGTCATTAATCACAAGGCCGAGTATAATTTGTCAAGACTATCACTGAGAGACCCGGATGTATTTGTGGCAGGccaattacatgtacagaaaaataACTGGGAATGTGTATTTGGAGCGAATATGGATAATTCGTCAAATGATGTAAAAGCATGGTTATCTGAAGGTGTAGATATCTATAATTTTTTCAGGCCATTTAAGGGAAATTATGGGGGAAAGCATTACGATTCAGCTATTCCTAAGCAAGCGTATTTTTACAATTCGAGCAAgtgtaaacttttcacaaaATTCATTATGAGTGAGTTGATTGAGCGTGTTCAGAATGGTTCTATGCAGTTTATAGGAAAGTTAGGGGAATGCAAGCTTCCGAGAGTTATAATGCCATTGACTGTTGAACCATCAAAACCGCGATTATGCTATGATGCCCGTTTCCTTAATTTATGGATAAAAGATATGCCATTTTCTTTGGAAACTCTGAAGGATGTTCATAGGTTGGTTCCACGTGAGGCATTGATGATATGTACTGATGAAAAATCTGGATATGATCATGTGTATTTGTCTGGGGAGTCTGTCAAGTATTTTGGTGTCCAGTTTGGAGGATGGGTATTCGCGTATAGAACATTACCGTTTGGATGGAAAGCATCTCCGTATGTATACCAACTTATCGGTATGCAGGTTACTTCGTACTTGGGTAGCTTGGGAATTGCTACTTCTCAATATATTGACGATAGGTTTGCGGTTGTTTCTCAAAACGATATTGCGCAAGCAAGGGCTGATCCATTCCGCTTTGTTTACGCGATTGTAGAATTGCTGACAAGGTTAGGATATACATTATCCCTTCGGAAATGTCAACTCATACCGTCGACTTCtgtgaaatatcttggtttcGTAGTTGATTCCGTCAAACAAGCGTATATTTTAccagaaaataaaaaacattcgTTTATGACACTGCGTGAGAATATGTTGTCTTCTGATTATGTTGATATTAGAACTCTCCAGCGTTTTGCCGGAAAATGTATATCTATGGCTCTTGCTATACCCGCCGCTCAGTTGTACACTAGGGATGTTAATGCAGCCATTGCATTGTGTTCTAGGAATAGCAAACATGTAAGGATGACAGGGACTTTGCGTACGGAAATTGAACACTGGCGGTTTTTAGATAATTGGGAGGGTGTGTCTGTTTGGCGTCCGGAACGtcacaaacaaatattgttaGCCACTGATGCGTCATTGTTCCGATATGGTGTCGCAGTATTATCAGGTAGTGATCGCGGAATGAGTTTTGGCGATTTCTGGCTAGAGCATGATAGTAGGCCGATTCATTTAAAAGAGGCATCCGCAGTTTTGAAAGCGTTACAGTCGCTTGAAGACTCTCTTCGTGATCACAGAGTAGATATTTTAACTGACAATACAGCTGTGTTAAATTCGTGGAAAAACCAAGGCGGGAAAGATTATGAGCTGACAAGTATTATGAAAGAAATTTATTCTTTTAACGTTCGGAATAATGTGGCTCTTCATATGCAATATGTACCGTCGAAACAAAACGCTGCTGACGCTCCATCTCGAACAATATCATACACAGATTGTATGCTTACCTCACAGGCATGGGGGCGTGTCGATAGCGTCTATGGTCCTCACACTGTCGATTTGATGGCCACGGATACCAACGTAATGAGGTCCTGTGATGATCAGCCGTTAAGACATTTCACGGTTTCACCATCTCCGGGTTCAGGCGGGGTGAATGTATTTGTGCAAGAATTAGCGCGTGAGAAAAACCCGTATGTATTTCCACCATTCAATTTGATATTACCACTGCTTTGTTTACTCCGAGAACAACACGTGGAGGCTTGTACTATCGTGGTACCAGTTATCCAGCCACGTCCAATTTGGTGGACAATGCTAAGTAGATGTTGTTTGTCTTATATAGTGATCGGGGAAAAAGGTAGTCGAGAAGTATTGAAAATTCCTACGAAACATGGATTTAGTATGGACAAAATCGGTCTGAAGTGGGAGTTACGGGCTTATCGCGTTGCGTTTTGATGAATTGACgtcattgttattatatatttcagaGCAAGCGTTTTGAAAACGCCGATATGACCAAAATCGAGGGTAGGATTCGGGAGATGGAGAATAAGATGAAGTCAACTATAAATGTTAAGAAACGCTGTAGTCTTGAGGTGAGATTGGCACAGTTTTTGCTACAACTTCCCGAGAAATCAACCATTGAGACGGCTACTCCTGATGATGTTCGTCGCTTCCTTATATGGAATGATACTTCGGGACAAACGCAGGTCCATACTATAAAGTGCAGTTATTTAGGAAAAAAAGGTCTTCATGAATGTGGATGTCCCGTTCGACTAGCGGCGGGtactttacaaaatatattatgtcgCTTGGGGGAGATATTCTGTGCGCACGGTAGAGGTAGTGTGTGGGATATTGCCAAGTCTGTGGGGAACCCGGTTTATTCCACCatgctaaaacaatatattaagtATGTTAAAGAAGAGCAAGCTCAAGCTCATGTTACTCCGAAACAAGCGAAACCAATCTTCCTGTCAAAAATCAAACGGTTAGGAGCTTGTATTGACCGTCAACTTTGTCAATCACGGTTAACGGCTAAGGAAAAATTCATTTTAGCAAGGGATCAGGCGCTGATAAGATTGCAATTTTTCGCGGGTGAGAGAGCTagtgatattagtaatattgtCTCACAGGAGGTTAAGCGGTTAAATGACGATTCTGGGCTCGTGTTCCATCAGACGTATGGTAAGACTCTCCGAGGAGATGGAAAATCGAATACATACGTAATAAAGCGTTGCGAAGATGATGAGGTGTGCCCAGTGCGTGGAATTGACAAGTATTATCAGATAGCAAAAGATTGTGGAGTCGATCTCTCAGTTGGGTATCTATTTCGCCCCGTGACAGAATCTGGCCGAGTCCTCGATTCTCAGTTAAGTTATTTGGCGATTTACGATCGTTTAAAAGGTCACTTGACCTCGCTAGGAATGTACGAAGGCGAGACGCCTCATAGTTTTAGAGCAGGTTGCGCGATTACACTGGCGCTGTCTGGGGCAGCGGTATCTAATACGGAAATAATGCACCATATCGGATGGCGTAGTGAGCAATCAGCTGACCACTATAGCCGGGCCAGAACCTTGACTAATGCAGGTTGTCTGGCAGGGCGTTTAGCCGGGGTGGTGGCAGACAATGACCGAGTGGAGTCATATTTTAACCAACATGGGGATTTCGAGGccttaaacaaatattttcaaggAGAGTGTGTTGCGAGCGAGGACAGTATCAATGAGTAGAATGATCATTGAGTATCTTATAGTTTTATTTACGCTTACAATATGATTACTAAGTATCGTTTGGTTGTAATGAACATTAGTTCTTGATGATCTACTAAAGTTTCTGTTTAATATGTGGTAATAGTAATAAAATGTGGTTGTGGAAGCAGGCAGTTTttctttgttcttttttaaGTGAGTATTGGGAGTTACACTATCGGGTGTGCTAATGGTTGCAACATTCTGTCGTTGTGTTAACATAGATTGAAAGACATTTGCATTGAGTAATTTTGCCCAATACTTAACAACACTGAAATCGAGAGCGACAATGATGTTACTCAGGATATGTAATGATCCTAAGTGACGTCAGCGGTCGCGAACAGCCATTCCCGATTTGGGAGGAAGGGAGAAGATGGAAGTATTTTTGGATCAATGGATTATGAACAcgtattgattttatttatattgtacgaaaaaaaaaaaaaaaaaaaaaaaaagacatgtgTTGCTCTCATTTCACATTGAGTAATTTTGCCCAATACTTAACAACACTGAAATCGAGAGCGACAATGATGTTACTCAGGATATGTAATGCTCCCCGTTTTACCGGGATCAATCGAGTTCAAGATGGCGTCCGTGGTGCGCGAAAAGTAAGTATACAAAGTGATAAATTGCATAGGCATCATCATTTCATAAATTTATAAGCAATTATTAAGGTTAATCAACGGattatgtaaaaatatgatattatgaGGTAAATTGTCAGTGACATTTCGTCGTAATTAACGAATATACAGTAGTCGGGTGCCACACGTGCACTAGTGACAGGAGATCAGGGGGCCCTTCCTGATTATTAGGGGTCTGGCCCCGGTCTTACATTAATGTCAATGCCTGCTGTTAATAAACttcttattacatgtatattggttttCTGGACGTATTTTGCCATGGAACCCCAGGTCAGAACACGGGAACTGACTGACTGGTCGCTCTGTCTACATAATGGccgaaatgaaataaatataattttgatttgattgaTTCTTATTTAACATTATTGTTTCCAGGGTTATAAATGTGACCATGGATGGAAAAAAAATACAGCGTCTCGGTACCAGAGGCATTTGTAGCCAGGTTGAACTCAACAGGTAAACGATTCTTAAAAAAAGGACTTTGTTTCataataaatacacaatattttatgattttatgatacatattgaaaaatatttaattatgtcaTATGTATCCTCAGGCCCCTATATACAACACTACATTGCACAAATAATGCTAAACTATCTACAATGTAGTGTAAGAGAACTAATCAACCTGCTGTGGACACCAGTACACTCGTTAACATTTTCCCTGTATTATGACTGACTATACACAGTAAACCATGACTATACACAGTAAACCACAGGGTTTCATACTAAGTTAAATGGTATTTTATAAAGAACCAGCCGTTAACTCAATGCACAATTGGTTAAAATGGCCATTTAGACATGCTTCCATGGACGTACATTccaatataatattaatatttaccCTGAAGGAATTATTCAACTCCAGGGTCTGACCTCCAGATCACTTACAATTATTAAACCATGTGTCTAGAATTCACAAGAGTCCAGGTTTGAATCGTGGTCTGGTCTGGTCCTGTTGTATCTTCTCTCTCCTGATTTATGCCGACAGCAATTCATAGAATTTATTGGTACCTGACTGAGGAAGACCTAgtccaagtttcctctggccctaacactAGACGTAAATTCACGTAATAGACATTTTGACAGATGTCTGTCCATCCGAATATCCTGTGTACATCTGTTGTTAATTCCAGTAGGACCATGTTGATGAGGGATATAAATCAGAAATCAGACTATTTAGCTTATGTGTTAAGGAACATGTCCCTTTCATATATTGTAACgtcaacaaaatacaaatacatgtacttcatcgTTCACGGTTTGTTAATTTttcttctataaatatattatataacattaattttcttcatttcaGATCAAGAAGTGAAAAGGGATGCTCAGCAAGAGCTTGTTCTGCTTATGAGAAATGCTGATGCAATTTCTGGTAAGTTCCAATATTAACAGCTGTCATAATGATCAATCGACAATGGGATTAAGTCATTTGTACTTATATGTGATCCATTAGATATTGATATTAACCTTTAAACCTTTAATATGTGATCCATTAGATATTGATAACCTTTAatgttctttgtttttgttacagaTACAAATCAAAACAGTTTGGATAACAGCAAGGAAATCGAAGAAAGCAGTGAAACAGGTACTAGGTCAAAAGAAAACAGAATTGTGTTTTCCTTTCCCAACCTACCTTACTttgttgtttaatttgtttttagctcacctggtccgttTTGGTCCTTTTGGCCCCCACCCTATTATACCcaggaattataaaaaaaatggaattatCTCCTATAATCACTGTTGGACCAGAACTTTGCAAATTAGGCATATAAACACATTTATGGAAAGTAAGAATATATTAAATCGTGTATAAAgcattgaaatttatttttgcgTAGAAGTGGATGGGGGTTGGAGGTACTGTTGGCAGCGTATCGGTCTTTCAGCATATCTTTGGTCGGACATTTGTCCAATAAGTAATATTGTTAACTCTTCAACTGATTTTTAATAGGAAATTTTGTACTCAGGTATTTGTGttcgagatttttttttattagtctCCTATCAAGAACCAGACGGGACTATAGTTTTGTTTGTGTCCTTCTGTGTGTCTTTTTGTACTCATCTTGTACGAACTATATCTCCTATGCTACTTGTCACAGGAACTTCTTAGTGTTCATCTGTGTTAGGAagtgtgtcatgtatcaaaattaGGTAGGTCACACTACCGTAAattttgacctacatcaaagaaaaagttaGTTTGGGTCAAATCTGCTACACAACTCGTCACTTCAAGTTTGGGTATGGGTTCAGATTCATAACCTACCGAAAACAGTGATATTTCtgaatttgtttatataaataccaTCAAATGcagtttaatatttaattgttgAATACAGTGGTTATGTCAAAAATACAGTGTGTAGAATTAATTCCTACATATTAAAAAATTCATCATCTGTACATTCTTGGCATGATATGATTTCCAATGGATGTCTGTAATTTgctgatttttgtttgttttatatttcaataatgaacTTTTTCTATTGTGTGTACATTACAGATCCTCCATTGGCCAAGTCATGGCGAGAAGATGAAGCTAGGGCCCTGCTTCTCCATCGCATTAGCATGGATGGTGAATTTAGGTCCATGAAAACACACAAAAGCTTGTGGAAGCAGATTTCCACAATGCTTAAAGAACAAAATATTACTGCGACTCCAGATCAATGTGACAACAAGTTTAAGGCTATGAAAAAAGACTATAAGTCTGCCAAAGACCACAACAATAAGAGTGGTAATGGAACGAAGACTTGCCGTTTTTTTGAGGAGTTTGATCAGCTGTACGGCTGTAGAGCAGGAACTACCCCAGAGGCTACATTGTGTAGTCTTTCTGTCGATGACACCTCTACAAGTACACCACAGAGGAAAAAGATGAGGAAAAGGCCAGCAGCATCCTCAACAAGTGTCTTGGAGCAAATTGAAAAAAGGCAAGAGGAAAGAATGAAAGTATTAAAGTCGATGCATGACGATAAAGTCAAACTTTTGGAGAGATTTTTGAAAGTACTTGAAAAGCCAGATTTATCATAGATTGTTCAATTGGACCCAAGTGATGGTGGGTTATTCAAATCGCCTGTCGTCCGTGGTCCATCCATCCCTAAAATGATGTTAACAAAattccaaggtcaaggtcattgggtTCACAGGTCAATTAAACAAGGCATCATGTTAATAAAGTTAAAGATCACTGGATCACAAGGGTCAGGGTCATTTTAGTTCAAAGGTCAAGAAAAAAGTGGATTCCTTCATTATGACCTTAACTCGTAGTGGGAGAGGTATTTTAAGTCAATAAATAGAACAAATTAAAGCAAAAgaaacattatatcatattaaatgtatcatatatattataatatatagtttGCCTCTTGGCAATAGGTTTTTGAAAGTTAAAATGTCAcatcttttaaaatcaaatgacTGGTTCTCTGATTCAATAATGATTATTGTCCAATACATGGGTATTGATGTTTCAGGTGTCTCAGTGATCTTCCAGCAgatgtttttgtttcaattttgtGCTATTTGTCACCAGAAGACTGTTGTAACTTAGCCCAAACAAATAAGCACTTGAAACATATTATCTACAGAAGCCGAACACATTTACATGTTATGGCAGATGATCTTCTTATAGAAACACTGTTAGAAATGGAAGGTCTCGAggtattgaaaataaataaggATGTTTTCAACAAGTTTTATAAATCCCAACACCTTGCAACCATTGCCAAAATATGTGAGGCTATCGAATTAGGAGCccttcaaaaattaaaaagaatagAGTTTGTTGGAATAGAGGTTTTGTCATGTATGAATCTGCTGGCCAGTTATCTAGCTAGATTACCATTGTTGACGGCA
This genomic stretch from Pecten maximus chromosome 13, xPecMax1.1, whole genome shotgun sequence harbors:
- the LOC117340442 gene encoding uncharacterized protein LOC117340442, which gives rise to MEKKYSVSVPEAFVARLNSTDQEVKRDAQQELVLLMRNADAISDTNQNSLDNSKEIEESSETDPPLAKSWREDEARALLLHRISMDGEFRSMKTHKSLWKQISTMLKEQNITATPDQCDNKFKAMKKDYKSAKDHNNKSGNGTKTCRFFEEFDQLYGCRAGTTPEATLCSLSVDDTSTSTPQRKKMRKRPAASSTSVLEQIEKRCLSDLPADVFVSILCYLSPEDCCNLAQTNKHLKHIIYRSRTHLHVMADDLLIETLLEMEGLEVLKINKDVFNKFYKSQHLATIAKICEAIELGALQKLKRIEFVGIEVLSCMNLLASYLARLPLLTAYSQTHTSCLSPAQVLLFLKNIPSLRFIVGSVLVAEEDKIWWAKLLNELVGQVTFGHSIIDTIPAKMLCCDRSA